Proteins from a genomic interval of Streptomyces sp. NBC_01445:
- a CDS encoding ABC transporter permease, protein MRVAVLRRPGLARLRTDRPLLHVLCLGFVCVVVLTALLAPWLAPSDPNAADLGNALAGTSTAHPFGVDASGRDTLSRLVVGARTSLLGPLGVVAFSTVAGVAIGIAAAWRGGWLDSVLSRGTELVFAFPGMLLAILIVSVYGEGLFAPVVALAVAYLPYVSRLTRSLALAERERPYVSACSVQGHSGLQVCLRHVLPNIAPVVLAQSAINFGYALIDLAGLSFLGLGVPALTPDWGRMVFDGQTAIQRGYPLSAFLPCAAIVLTVVAFNVVGERWADQVARRDR, encoded by the coding sequence ATGAGAGTCGCCGTTCTGCGCCGCCCCGGCCTCGCCCGGCTCCGCACCGACCGTCCGCTCCTCCACGTGCTCTGCCTCGGTTTCGTCTGCGTGGTTGTCCTGACGGCCCTGCTCGCCCCTTGGCTGGCCCCGTCCGACCCCAACGCGGCCGACCTCGGCAACGCGCTGGCGGGCACGTCCACCGCCCACCCCTTCGGCGTCGACGCCTCCGGCCGCGACACGCTGTCCCGCCTGGTCGTCGGCGCGCGGACCTCACTGCTCGGCCCGCTCGGCGTGGTCGCCTTCTCGACCGTCGCCGGTGTCGCCATCGGGATCGCCGCCGCCTGGCGGGGCGGCTGGCTCGACTCCGTGCTGTCGCGCGGCACCGAGCTGGTCTTCGCCTTCCCCGGAATGCTCCTGGCGATCCTGATCGTCTCCGTGTACGGCGAGGGCCTCTTCGCCCCGGTCGTCGCGCTCGCCGTCGCCTACCTCCCGTATGTCAGCCGGCTCACCCGTTCCCTGGCGCTGGCCGAGCGTGAACGCCCGTACGTCAGCGCCTGTTCGGTGCAGGGGCACTCCGGTCTCCAGGTCTGTCTGCGGCACGTCCTGCCCAACATCGCGCCCGTCGTCCTCGCCCAGTCCGCCATCAACTTCGGCTACGCGCTGATCGATCTGGCGGGTCTGTCCTTCCTCGGACTCGGGGTGCCCGCGCTGACGCCCGACTGGGGCCGGATGGTCTTCGACGGCCAGACCGCCATCCAGCGGGGCTATCCCCTGTCGGCGTTCCTGCCGTGTGCCGCGATCGTGCTGACCGTCGTCGCGTTCAACGTGGTCGGCGAGCGCTGGGCCGACCAGGTCGCCAGGAGGGACCGATGA
- a CDS encoding urease subunit alpha: protein MSTTIDPQEYAAVHGPRAGDRVRLGDTGLVVRVESDSQAPGDEFLAGFGKTARDGLHLKAAAVRETCDVVISNVLVIDAAQGIRKTSIGIREGRIASVGRAGNPDTLAGVDVVVGTGTTIVSGEGMIATAGAVDTHVHLLSPRIMEASLASGVTTIIGQEIGPSWGVGVNSPWALRHAFNAFDAWPVNIGFLGRGSSSDPAPLVEALAEGGASGFKVHEDLGAHTRALDTALRVAEEHDVQVALHTDGLNECLSVEDTLAVLEGRTIHAFHIEGCGGGHVPNVLKMAGVRNVIGSSTNPTLPFGRDAVAEHYGMIFSAHALQPDLPGDTAMARDRIRAGTMGAEDVLHDLGVIGITSSDAQGMGRAGETVRRTFAVAGKMKAELGPMEGDGHDDDNARVLRYIAKLTINPAIAHGLSHEVGSIESGKLADIVLWWPDSFGAKPQMVLKAGFPAYGVTGDPNAADDRCEPLVLGPLFGAQGATAADLSVAFVSRAAAESGSFGRPYDALATRRRRVAVHGTRGIGPADMVNNARLGEVQVEADSGLVTLDGSPVRSEPASEVPLNRLYFL, encoded by the coding sequence GTGAGCACCACCATCGATCCGCAGGAGTACGCCGCCGTGCACGGCCCGCGCGCCGGCGACCGGGTCCGCCTCGGCGACACCGGACTCGTCGTACGGGTCGAGTCCGACTCGCAGGCCCCGGGGGACGAGTTCCTGGCCGGCTTCGGCAAGACCGCCCGCGACGGACTGCACCTGAAGGCCGCCGCCGTCCGTGAGACCTGCGATGTCGTCATCAGCAACGTGCTCGTGATCGACGCGGCGCAGGGCATCCGCAAGACGTCGATCGGCATCCGGGAGGGGCGCATCGCCTCCGTCGGCCGCGCGGGCAACCCGGACACCCTGGCCGGCGTGGACGTCGTGGTCGGCACCGGGACGACGATCGTCTCCGGAGAGGGCATGATCGCCACGGCGGGTGCCGTCGACACGCACGTACACCTGCTGTCGCCGCGCATCATGGAGGCCTCGCTCGCCTCCGGCGTCACCACGATCATCGGCCAGGAGATCGGGCCCAGTTGGGGCGTCGGAGTCAACTCGCCCTGGGCGCTGCGGCACGCGTTCAACGCCTTCGACGCCTGGCCGGTCAACATCGGCTTCCTGGGCCGGGGTTCGTCCTCCGACCCGGCGCCCCTGGTCGAGGCCCTCGCCGAGGGCGGCGCGTCCGGCTTCAAGGTGCACGAGGACCTCGGCGCGCACACCAGGGCGCTCGACACCGCGCTGCGGGTCGCCGAGGAACACGACGTCCAGGTCGCCCTGCACACCGATGGCCTGAACGAGTGCCTCTCGGTCGAGGACACGCTCGCTGTCCTCGAAGGGCGCACCATTCACGCCTTCCACATCGAGGGATGCGGCGGCGGGCACGTGCCCAACGTGCTGAAGATGGCGGGCGTACGCAATGTCATCGGCTCCTCGACCAATCCGACCCTTCCCTTCGGCAGGGACGCGGTCGCCGAGCACTACGGGATGATCTTCAGCGCGCACGCCCTGCAGCCCGACCTCCCGGGCGACACGGCCATGGCGCGGGACCGAATCCGGGCCGGAACCATGGGCGCCGAGGACGTACTGCACGACCTCGGGGTCATCGGCATCACCTCGTCCGACGCCCAGGGCATGGGCCGGGCCGGGGAGACCGTGCGCCGCACCTTCGCCGTGGCCGGGAAGATGAAGGCCGAGCTCGGCCCGATGGAGGGCGACGGACACGACGACGACAACGCGCGGGTGCTGCGCTACATCGCCAAGCTGACCATCAATCCGGCGATCGCCCACGGTCTGTCCCATGAGGTCGGCTCGATCGAGAGCGGGAAGCTGGCGGACATCGTGCTGTGGTGGCCCGACTCGTTCGGCGCCAAGCCGCAGATGGTCCTGAAGGCAGGCTTCCCCGCCTACGGTGTCACCGGCGATCCCAATGCCGCCGACGACCGCTGCGAACCGCTCGTGCTCGGCCCGCTGTTCGGCGCGCAAGGGGCGACCGCGGCGGATCTGTCGGTGGCGTTCGTCAGCCGGGCAGCGGCCGAGTCCGGCTCCTTCGGCCGGCCGTACGACGCGCTGGCGACCCGGCGCCGGCGGGTGGCCGTACACGGCACCCGCGGGATCGGCCCGGCCGACATGGTGAACAACGCCCGCCTGGGCGAGGTCCAGGTCGAGGCCGACAGCGGGCTCGTCACGCTCGACGGATCGCCGGTCCGCTCGGAGCCCGCGTCCGAAGTGCCCCTCAACCGCCTGTACTTCCTGTAG
- a CDS encoding ABC transporter permease — MNFLKFTVRRLAEMAATLLGASFVIFGAMYLAPGSPASFLLSGRSASPDALRAVNEQYHLDDPFAVRYFRWLGQLLHGDFGRSITYRTDVSRLLADRLPSTLLLVTMALVLVVVVGLALGRIGAVRGGATDATILVTTTLAVGTPSFVAAVVLQGVFAVRLHWFPAGGTGEGFGQLLWHLTLPAVALSLYLIGMLARVTRSAMLDVLGQEHVTVALSRGVPKRHVISRHVFRNALGTVLTTGGLIVSTLLVCTVLVESAFGVGGIGQLLELSITTKDFPTVQAISLTMVVLFMAVNLVVDLVHPLVDPRISLGPGRSAA, encoded by the coding sequence ATGAACTTCCTCAAATTCACGGTGCGGAGGCTGGCCGAGATGGCCGCCACCCTGCTCGGCGCCTCGTTCGTGATCTTCGGCGCGATGTATCTGGCGCCCGGCAGCCCGGCGAGCTTCCTCCTGTCCGGGCGGTCCGCCTCGCCGGACGCGCTGCGCGCGGTCAATGAGCAGTACCACCTCGACGACCCGTTCGCCGTACGGTACTTCCGCTGGCTCGGCCAGCTGCTGCACGGCGACTTCGGCCGCTCGATCACCTACCGCACCGACGTGTCCCGGCTCCTGGCCGACCGGCTGCCGAGCACCCTGCTCCTGGTCACGATGGCTCTGGTCCTCGTCGTGGTCGTCGGCCTCGCTCTCGGCCGGATCGGCGCGGTCCGCGGCGGCGCCACCGACGCCACGATCCTGGTCACCACCACCCTCGCCGTCGGCACTCCGTCGTTCGTCGCCGCGGTCGTGCTCCAGGGTGTGTTCGCGGTGCGGCTGCACTGGTTTCCCGCCGGCGGCACCGGCGAAGGGTTCGGCCAGTTGCTCTGGCATCTGACCCTCCCGGCCGTGGCCCTCTCGCTGTATCTGATCGGCATGCTGGCCCGCGTCACGCGCAGCGCCATGCTCGATGTCCTCGGCCAGGAGCACGTCACTGTGGCCCTCAGCCGTGGTGTCCCGAAGCGTCACGTCATCAGCAGGCATGTGTTCCGTAACGCGCTCGGCACCGTGCTCACCACCGGCGGTCTGATCGTCTCCACCCTGCTGGTGTGCACCGTCCTCGTGGAGTCCGCGTTCGGTGTCGGAGGCATCGGCCAGCTCCTCGAACTGTCCATCACCACCAAGGACTTCCCCACCGTGCAGGCCATCTCGCTGACCATGGTCGTGCTGTTCATGGCGGTCAACCTCGTCGTCGACCTCGTCCACCCCCTGGTCGACCCGCGCATTTCCCTCGGCCCGGGGAGGTCCGCCGCATGA
- a CDS encoding agmatine deiminase family protein yields the protein MTFRMPAEWTEHERCLMAWPTRPDLWGGVLETVKGEYAEVARAIAEFESVTMVAPPGHAAEARDLCGEDVEVIELPTDDSWFRDSAPLFVLGPDGRRAGVDFRFNAWGGKHHPYDADDRISALLLERLGVPADRSEMILEGGAITVDGEGTLITTEQCLLHPNRNPGLTRAEIEAELKARLGVTKVIWLPYGGLLDTETDGHVDGVCAFVAPGKVVVQLPDDPEHPDYARMRANRAVLEATPDATGRTLEIVDLPQSAFVEVEGEPVEVGYLNFYVANGGVVVPVAGLPQDAQALEVIAQACPGRKVVGVTARVIAHGGGGVHCITQQVPAARSRA from the coding sequence ATGACGTTCCGCATGCCCGCCGAATGGACCGAGCACGAGCGCTGCCTGATGGCCTGGCCGACCCGTCCCGACCTGTGGGGCGGCGTCCTCGAGACCGTCAAGGGCGAGTACGCCGAAGTGGCCCGCGCCATCGCCGAGTTCGAGTCCGTGACCATGGTCGCGCCGCCCGGCCACGCAGCCGAGGCCCGTGACCTGTGCGGCGAAGACGTCGAGGTGATCGAACTGCCCACGGACGACTCGTGGTTCCGCGACTCCGCGCCGCTGTTCGTGCTCGGCCCCGACGGCCGCCGGGCCGGCGTGGACTTCCGTTTCAACGCCTGGGGCGGCAAGCACCACCCGTACGACGCCGACGACCGCATCAGTGCTCTGCTGCTCGAACGGCTCGGTGTCCCGGCCGACCGCTCCGAGATGATCCTGGAGGGCGGGGCGATCACCGTGGACGGTGAGGGCACGCTGATCACCACTGAGCAGTGCCTGCTCCACCCCAACCGCAATCCGGGCCTGACCAGGGCGGAGATCGAGGCGGAACTGAAGGCCCGGCTCGGTGTCACCAAGGTGATCTGGCTGCCGTACGGCGGGCTTCTGGACACGGAGACGGACGGTCACGTGGACGGCGTCTGCGCGTTCGTCGCCCCCGGCAAGGTCGTCGTACAGCTGCCGGATGATCCCGAGCACCCCGACTACGCGCGGATGCGCGCCAACCGGGCGGTCCTTGAGGCCACGCCCGACGCGACGGGGCGGACGCTGGAGATCGTCGATCTGCCGCAGAGCGCGTTCGTCGAGGTCGAGGGAGAGCCCGTCGAGGTCGGATACCTCAACTTCTATGTGGCCAACGGCGGCGTGGTCGTACCCGTCGCCGGGCTGCCTCAGGACGCGCAGGCCCTGGAGGTCATCGCGCAGGCCTGTCCCGGGCGCAAAGTCGTCGGCGTGACCGCCCGCGTGATCGCCCACGGCGGTGGCGGTGTCCACTGCATCACCCAGCAGGTCCCCGCCGCGCGTTCGCGCGCCTGA
- a CDS encoding ABC transporter substrate-binding protein produces the protein MHTTPPRPGRRGAGRPALLAAALSAILLVPACAGPPGTGASGAGTDFRLSANTPRAKGRIDSFTWALYAEPPTLDYISAFDYPQNMILSNVCESLMRWTPDLRLAPGLARKASNPDPLTWVYDLRDGVRFHDGRVLTADDVLFSLGRQMNPHNGAAWAQVFENVASLDKTGPLQVTVKLKRPDSQFPQYMATAAGVVASRSGVRAAGRDYGTSGGLACSGPYELGKWDKGQSIELRRFDRYRGTKAKSAKAVFRFLSDSSARTKAMLSGEVDGGYLIPTESYGALRSSGVGTLSFGEGLSTVNVNVTNMRGPLGDVRVRRALSLALDRRGFLKTGLSGAGTVTNSLTTKAAWAAAPESVRKAAFDGLPSAEPNLSKAKKLIKAAGATGKTLTVATSSIGQDVSLLATAVQAAGSEIGLDIKLKTIAPNAFTALFTDPQARKGIDMFPETYYDSITDPLDLLSNFRTGAYQNFAGYSDRSYDRLVDRARATYDPVERLTTEAELQRKAAGQVLWIPVAEWPTALFLNKRITGAPTTISYLYSPWAAGIGAAQ, from the coding sequence ATGCACACCACACCACCCCGGCCGGGAAGACGCGGGGCCGGCCGTCCCGCCCTGCTGGCCGCTGCCCTGTCCGCCATTCTCCTGGTCCCCGCGTGTGCGGGACCGCCGGGCACCGGCGCCTCGGGCGCGGGTACCGACTTCCGGCTGTCCGCGAACACGCCACGGGCGAAGGGCCGGATCGACTCGTTCACGTGGGCGCTGTACGCGGAGCCCCCGACGCTCGACTACATCTCGGCGTTCGACTACCCGCAGAACATGATCCTCTCCAATGTGTGCGAGAGCCTGATGCGGTGGACGCCCGACCTGAGACTGGCGCCGGGTCTGGCCAGGAAGGCGTCCAATCCCGACCCGCTGACCTGGGTGTACGACCTGCGCGACGGCGTGCGCTTCCACGACGGGCGCGTCCTGACCGCCGACGACGTCCTCTTCAGCCTCGGGCGGCAGATGAACCCGCACAACGGGGCGGCGTGGGCGCAGGTCTTCGAGAACGTCGCCTCGCTCGACAAGACCGGCCCGCTCCAGGTCACCGTCAAACTGAAGCGGCCCGATTCGCAGTTCCCCCAGTACATGGCGACCGCCGCCGGAGTGGTGGCAAGCCGGTCCGGGGTCAGGGCCGCGGGCCGGGACTACGGCACCTCCGGTGGACTCGCCTGCTCGGGACCGTACGAGCTGGGCAAGTGGGACAAGGGCCAGTCGATCGAGCTGCGGCGCTTCGACCGCTACCGGGGAACGAAGGCCAAGTCCGCCAAAGCGGTGTTCCGCTTCCTCAGTGACTCCTCCGCGCGCACCAAGGCCATGCTCAGCGGCGAGGTGGACGGCGGATACCTCATCCCCACCGAGAGCTACGGCGCACTGCGCTCCTCAGGTGTCGGGACCCTCTCCTTCGGTGAGGGGCTCAGCACGGTCAACGTCAATGTCACCAACATGCGCGGACCGCTCGGTGATGTCCGGGTCCGGCGCGCGCTGTCGCTGGCTCTGGACCGCCGGGGCTTCCTCAAGACCGGCCTGAGCGGCGCGGGAACCGTCACCAACTCCCTCACGACGAAGGCTGCTTGGGCCGCCGCCCCGGAATCGGTACGCAAGGCCGCCTTCGACGGACTCCCGTCCGCCGAGCCGAACCTGAGCAAGGCGAAGAAACTGATCAAGGCAGCCGGCGCCACCGGCAAGACGCTCACCGTCGCCACCAGTTCGATCGGTCAGGACGTGTCGCTGCTCGCCACCGCCGTCCAGGCCGCGGGCAGCGAGATCGGGCTCGACATCAAGCTCAAGACCATCGCTCCCAACGCCTTCACCGCGCTGTTCACGGACCCGCAGGCGCGCAAGGGCATCGACATGTTCCCCGAGACGTACTACGACTCGATCACCGATCCGCTGGACCTGCTCAGCAACTTCCGGACGGGCGCGTACCAGAACTTCGCCGGCTACAGCGACCGCTCGTACGACCGCCTGGTCGACCGGGCCCGCGCCACGTACGACCCGGTCGAGCGCCTGACGACAGAGGCCGAACTCCAGCGGAAGGCGGCCGGTCAGGTGCTGTGGATCCCGGTCGCCGAGTGGCCCACCGCCCTGTTCCTCAACAAGCGGATCACCGGCGCCCCCACCACCATCTCCTACTTGTACTCCCCGTGGGCCGCCGGCATCGGGGCCGCGCAATGA
- the ureA gene encoding urease subunit gamma codes for MRLTPTERDRLLLFGAAELARARHARGLRLNVPEATALIADTVCEAARDGARLAEAVAAARKTLGPDDVLPGVPDVVTEIHVEAVFDDGTRLAVVSDPFGGGSLGAQAPGAVLPAAEEPAGQPAPVRTVTVHNTASVPISVTSHFHFFEANPRLDFDRAAAFGMRLAMPAGASTRFAPGTESEVGLLPIGGDRVVIGFAGLVDGPLDAPGARRDALRRAAACGHLGARPDCDQEASL; via the coding sequence ATGCGGCTGACCCCGACGGAACGCGACCGACTGCTGCTGTTCGGGGCCGCCGAACTGGCCCGCGCCCGCCACGCCCGCGGTCTCCGCCTCAACGTGCCCGAGGCGACCGCCCTCATCGCCGACACGGTGTGCGAGGCGGCCCGTGACGGCGCCCGGCTCGCGGAGGCCGTCGCCGCCGCACGCAAAACCCTGGGGCCCGATGACGTTCTGCCCGGCGTGCCCGATGTGGTCACCGAGATCCACGTCGAGGCGGTCTTCGACGACGGCACCCGGCTGGCCGTGGTCAGCGATCCGTTCGGGGGCGGCAGCCTCGGGGCTCAGGCGCCGGGCGCGGTCCTGCCCGCGGCGGAGGAACCGGCCGGGCAGCCCGCTCCGGTCCGGACGGTCACCGTCCACAACACCGCCTCCGTTCCGATCAGCGTCACCTCGCACTTCCACTTCTTCGAGGCCAACCCCCGCCTGGACTTCGACCGGGCCGCCGCCTTCGGCATGCGTCTGGCCATGCCGGCCGGTGCGTCCACCCGGTTCGCGCCGGGCACGGAGAGCGAGGTCGGGCTTCTCCCCATCGGCGGCGACCGCGTCGTGATCGGGTTCGCCGGCCTGGTCGACGGTCCGCTCGACGCGCCGGGCGCCCGCCGGGACGCGCTGCGCCGCGCGGCCGCCTGCGGCCATCTCGGCGCCAGGCCGGACTGCGACCAGGAGGCTTCACTGTGA
- a CDS encoding serine/threonine-protein kinase has product MTSDRRGAPPSFEALSADDPHEIGGYRLCARLGSGGMGHVYLAFTPGGRPVALKAVRPELAGDAAFRHRFAQEVTNTQRVHGLYTAPVIDSGTDAATPWLATAYVPGPSLHEVVHRHGPLPVPTVLLLIAGIAEALQAIHAAGVVHRDLKPANVLLASDGPRVIDFGIARAADAVALTSAGLQIGTPAFMAPEQALGRPATDATDVFALGALAVYAVCGAPPFGSGPESAALYRVVHEQPDLTHVPPELQNLLWQCLAKSPEERPTAGALIEAVRHHPATGDQLRFTDGWLPHSVRADIARRSDLPEPLQPPHAQPTMTATPRAPARADTAVTASPAPPPAPRGRRRRRRWIVPTATVAVLVAGATAYRLSDSNGDPSKVNGPSGRDRGSAPPSRPHSSPPPSKSTASPGAGYQQVYADTELTSPDPSYEFDLRNGTVAPESTAAWYLARTADEFDFPDDSDAYIAYDDTLPPGGCEEGIDSEPVTTLKFDDLEEWRPFCIRSANGKDIAIVHLIDAPTANESVTVSVRHYRKTT; this is encoded by the coding sequence ATGACCTCCGACCGGCGCGGAGCGCCACCCTCATTCGAGGCCCTGTCCGCGGACGATCCGCACGAGATCGGCGGCTACCGGCTGTGTGCCCGGCTCGGTTCGGGCGGCATGGGCCATGTCTATCTGGCCTTCACGCCCGGGGGCCGGCCGGTCGCCCTCAAGGCGGTGCGCCCGGAGCTCGCCGGGGACGCCGCCTTCCGCCACCGGTTCGCCCAGGAAGTGACGAACACGCAGCGAGTCCACGGCCTGTACACGGCCCCGGTCATCGACTCCGGCACGGACGCCGCGACGCCGTGGCTGGCCACCGCCTATGTGCCGGGGCCCTCACTGCACGAGGTGGTCCACCGGCACGGCCCGCTGCCCGTTCCGACGGTGCTGCTGCTCATCGCCGGCATCGCCGAAGCGCTCCAGGCGATCCATGCCGCCGGCGTGGTTCATCGCGACCTCAAGCCGGCCAACGTACTGCTGGCCTCCGACGGCCCGCGGGTGATCGACTTCGGTATCGCCCGGGCCGCCGACGCCGTCGCGCTGACCAGCGCGGGCCTGCAGATCGGCACACCCGCTTTCATGGCCCCCGAGCAGGCCCTGGGCAGACCCGCCACGGACGCCACGGACGTCTTCGCGCTCGGCGCCCTCGCGGTGTACGCGGTATGCGGCGCGCCGCCCTTCGGCAGCGGCCCCGAGTCCGCGGCCCTGTACCGGGTCGTGCACGAACAGCCCGACCTCACGCACGTACCGCCCGAGCTGCAGAACCTGCTGTGGCAGTGCCTCGCGAAGAGCCCCGAGGAGCGGCCCACCGCCGGCGCCCTGATCGAGGCCGTGCGCCACCACCCGGCCACGGGGGACCAGCTGCGGTTCACCGACGGCTGGCTGCCGCACTCGGTCCGTGCCGACATCGCCCGCCGCAGCGATCTGCCCGAACCCCTCCAACCGCCGCACGCCCAGCCGACGATGACGGCTACCCCCAGGGCACCCGCCCGCGCGGACACCGCCGTCACCGCATCACCCGCACCACCACCCGCGCCACGGGGACGCAGGAGGCGCCGGCGCTGGATCGTGCCGACGGCGACAGTGGCCGTCCTGGTCGCCGGAGCGACGGCCTACCGCCTCAGCGACTCCAATGGGGACCCGTCGAAGGTGAACGGCCCCAGCGGGCGCGACCGGGGCTCGGCCCCACCGTCGCGGCCGCACTCTTCGCCGCCGCCCTCGAAGTCGACCGCGTCGCCAGGTGCCGGATACCAGCAGGTGTACGCCGACACCGAGCTGACCTCCCCCGACCCGAGCTACGAGTTCGACCTGCGCAACGGCACGGTCGCCCCCGAGTCCACCGCCGCCTGGTATCTGGCACGTACCGCCGACGAATTCGACTTCCCCGACGACAGCGATGCGTACATCGCATACGACGACACGTTGCCCCCCGGTGGCTGCGAGGAAGGGATCGACAGCGAGCCGGTGACCACGCTGAAGTTCGACGACCTGGAGGAATGGCGTCCGTTCTGCATCCGCAGCGCGAACGGCAAGGACATCGCGATCGTGCATCTCATCGACGCCCCCACGGCAAACGAGTCCGTAACGGTCTCCGTCCGCCACTACCGCAAGACCACCTGA
- a CDS encoding ABC transporter ATP-binding protein, which yields MNDTPPVLDIQGLRLQLPDTARPVLDGVDLTVAAGETGALVGESGSGKSLTSRSVLGLLPPGATTEGTVRVSGDDVLTMTPARLRELRTGTAAMIFQDPRAAINPLRRIGDFLTESLRLNAGSRAEDAARRAAEMLAAVGLSSDALRRYPGQLSGGMLQRVMIAAALMGDPALLLADEATTALDVTTQAEVVGLLGELRERFGTGLLFVTHDLGLAATISDRVYVMYAGRIAETGPAEALFDRPRHPYTAALLEATPRLDAPQGRLAAIDGQPPDLRQELTGCPFAPRCAYATGICRDEAPVDRPAGDEDGLLPHRVACHHSERLEGKSGHE from the coding sequence ATGAACGACACCCCACCCGTGCTCGACATCCAAGGCCTGCGGCTCCAGCTCCCGGACACCGCACGGCCGGTACTCGACGGCGTCGACCTCACCGTCGCCGCCGGGGAGACGGGCGCCCTCGTCGGCGAGTCCGGCTCCGGGAAGTCCCTCACCTCCCGCAGCGTCCTGGGCCTGCTGCCGCCAGGGGCCACGACCGAGGGGACCGTACGGGTCTCGGGCGACGACGTCCTCACGATGACGCCCGCGCGGCTGCGCGAGCTGCGCACCGGCACGGCCGCCATGATCTTCCAGGACCCCCGCGCCGCCATCAACCCGCTGCGCCGGATCGGGGACTTCCTCACCGAGAGCCTGCGCCTCAACGCCGGAAGCCGCGCCGAGGACGCAGCCCGGCGCGCCGCGGAGATGCTCGCCGCGGTCGGCCTCTCCTCCGACGCCCTGCGGCGCTATCCGGGCCAGCTCTCCGGCGGCATGCTCCAACGCGTCATGATCGCGGCCGCGTTGATGGGCGACCCGGCGCTCCTCCTCGCCGACGAGGCCACCACGGCACTCGATGTCACCACTCAGGCCGAGGTCGTCGGCCTCCTCGGCGAACTGCGCGAACGATTCGGCACCGGCCTGCTCTTCGTCACCCACGACCTCGGTCTCGCCGCGACCATCAGCGACCGGGTCTACGTGATGTACGCGGGACGCATCGCCGAGACCGGCCCCGCCGAAGCCCTCTTCGACCGGCCGAGGCACCCGTACACGGCCGCCCTCCTGGAGGCCACACCGCGCCTCGACGCACCGCAGGGACGACTGGCCGCGATCGACGGTCAACCACCCGATCTGCGACAGGAGTTGACCGGCTGCCCGTTCGCGCCCCGGTGCGCGTACGCCACCGGCATCTGCCGGGACGAGGCTCCCGTCGACCGGCCGGCCGGCGACGA